From one Haloarcula sp. DT43 genomic stretch:
- a CDS encoding iron-containing alcohol dehydrogenase family protein, with product MADTPVAGDLDAPFRFEYDPATLRYAPDAARSLGAELDAQGYDRALVVCGETVGATPAVMEPVREGLGDRLAGVFAETTPEKRLGTAYDGLDRFREVDADCLVAVGGGSSLDVAKTISILAAADRDPAAVGRALVDAGTIAVPEADLPAIVAVPTTLAGADLSIVAGVTAHPDTCPVDEPASGGVGDPDLMPTAVCYDPDLIATTPRSVLAASAMNGFDKGIETLYAATATPITDATASHGLGRFATGLRAFGDGDDDPWVYQSLAQGVMLVQYGIARADGTTLSVLHAFGHGLTRTYEVQQGAAHAVVAPHVLSYLFEQVDGRRDLLADALGVGDADDPAGAVVDQVGDVVTALGLPTRLRDVAGPDREAFPEVADAVLEDSFMANAPPKLDPTRDDIVGVLESAW from the coding sequence ATGGCCGACACACCGGTCGCCGGCGACCTCGATGCCCCGTTTCGGTTCGAGTACGACCCCGCGACGCTCCGGTACGCCCCCGACGCCGCACGGTCGCTGGGTGCGGAACTGGACGCGCAGGGGTACGACCGTGCGCTGGTCGTCTGTGGCGAAACCGTCGGTGCGACGCCGGCCGTGATGGAGCCCGTTCGGGAGGGCCTCGGTGACCGACTGGCGGGCGTCTTCGCCGAGACGACGCCGGAAAAGCGGCTCGGCACCGCCTACGACGGGCTCGATCGGTTCCGTGAGGTCGACGCCGATTGTCTCGTCGCCGTCGGCGGCGGGAGCAGTCTCGACGTTGCGAAGACGATAAGCATCCTCGCGGCCGCCGACCGCGACCCCGCCGCCGTCGGCCGGGCCCTCGTCGATGCCGGCACGATAGCCGTCCCCGAAGCGGACCTGCCGGCGATTGTGGCCGTCCCGACGACGCTGGCGGGGGCTGACCTCTCTATCGTCGCCGGGGTAACGGCCCATCCCGACACCTGTCCCGTTGACGAACCGGCCAGCGGCGGCGTCGGCGACCCGGACCTGATGCCCACAGCGGTCTGTTACGACCCCGACCTGATTGCGACGACGCCCCGGTCGGTTCTCGCCGCGTCGGCGATGAACGGCTTCGACAAGGGCATCGAGACGCTGTACGCGGCCACCGCGACGCCGATAACCGACGCGACAGCGTCGCACGGACTCGGCCGCTTCGCCACGGGGCTGCGTGCGTTCGGCGACGGCGACGACGACCCGTGGGTGTATCAGTCACTGGCGCAGGGCGTCATGCTCGTCCAGTACGGCATCGCGCGGGCCGACGGGACGACACTCTCCGTGCTCCACGCATTCGGTCACGGGCTGACCCGGACCTACGAGGTTCAGCAGGGCGCGGCCCATGCAGTCGTCGCCCCCCACGTGCTCTCGTATCTCTTCGAGCAGGTCGACGGGCGGCGGGACTTACTCGCCGATGCGCTCGGCGTCGGTGACGCCGACGACCCCGCTGGTGCGGTCGTCGACCAGGTCGGTGACGTGGTGACGGCGCTGGGACTCCCCACGCGGCTCCGGGACGTCGCCGGCCCCGACCGCGAGGCGTTCCCCGAGGTCGCCGACGCCGTCCTCGAAGACTCGTTCATGGCGAACGCCCCGCCGAAGCTGGACCCCACCCGCGACGATATCGTCGGCGTGCTGGAATCGGCCTGGTAG
- a CDS encoding molybdopterin biosynthesis protein, with protein MSDRREFRDLASPEEAHEVVAGLEVDPDPETVPLADARDRVLAQRVDADIDVPGFDRASMDGYAVRARDTFGADEADPVTLSVAGEVHAGEEPDVTVEPGAVAEISTGAVMPPGADAVVMVERTTEIDDGVEIRTSVAPGDNVMLAGADIAAGARALGPGTRITPREIGLLSALGVDEVPVRGRPQVGILSTGDELVRPGDPLDSAAGQIYDVNSYTLAGAVAEAGGEPVLYPHAGDDYAEMERLLHEAADECDLVLSSGSTSASAVDVIYRVIEERGELRLHGVAVKPGKPMLVGTIGDSAYVGLPGYPVSALTIFQTFVAPAVRDAAGRDPPQTATVSGTMAVQERYGEGRRRLMPAGLVEDGAGSLLVYPVDKGSGATTSLVDADGFVDVPPGTDYLAEGETVDVTLFSPAVRPPTLLGMGEDDPLLSRLLDTIDRPRYLPLGSTEGVRRLGNGVPDVAVVAGPTDADHEATDIGGWRREWGLVVDAETDISDLDDLVDGDYRFVNRDTASGLRRSFDDALDAVGEERGLGRADVADAIDGYELTTKAHESPARKVLAGDADAGLGLRATAAKLDLGFVSLGTQPVRVLANPDRRGKDSVGALAEALDDLDPLIDGMAGMESQ; from the coding sequence GTGAGCGACCGCCGCGAGTTCCGCGACCTCGCCTCGCCGGAGGAGGCCCACGAGGTCGTCGCGGGCCTGGAGGTCGACCCCGACCCCGAGACGGTCCCGCTGGCCGACGCCCGCGACCGCGTCCTCGCCCAGCGGGTCGACGCCGACATCGACGTGCCCGGCTTCGACCGCGCGAGCATGGACGGCTACGCGGTCCGGGCCAGGGACACCTTCGGCGCGGACGAGGCCGACCCCGTGACCCTGTCGGTCGCCGGCGAGGTCCACGCGGGCGAGGAGCCCGACGTGACCGTCGAGCCGGGCGCGGTCGCCGAAATATCCACCGGGGCGGTGATGCCGCCCGGGGCCGACGCCGTCGTGATGGTCGAGCGGACGACCGAGATTGACGACGGCGTCGAGATACGCACGTCCGTCGCGCCCGGTGACAACGTGATGCTCGCCGGTGCGGACATCGCGGCCGGGGCGCGCGCGCTCGGCCCGGGAACGCGAATCACACCGCGGGAAATCGGCCTCCTGTCGGCGCTGGGCGTCGACGAGGTGCCGGTGCGTGGCCGACCACAGGTCGGCATCCTCTCGACGGGCGACGAACTCGTCCGGCCCGGGGACCCGCTCGACAGCGCCGCCGGCCAGATTTACGACGTGAACAGCTACACGCTGGCCGGCGCGGTCGCGGAGGCCGGCGGCGAGCCGGTGCTGTACCCCCACGCCGGCGACGACTACGCGGAGATGGAGCGGCTGCTCCACGAGGCGGCCGACGAGTGCGACCTCGTCCTCTCCTCGGGGTCGACCAGCGCCAGCGCGGTCGACGTCATCTACCGCGTCATCGAGGAGCGGGGCGAACTCCGCCTCCACGGCGTCGCGGTCAAGCCCGGCAAGCCGATGCTCGTCGGCACCATCGGCGACTCGGCGTACGTCGGCCTCCCGGGGTACCCGGTGTCGGCGCTGACCATCTTCCAGACGTTCGTCGCGCCGGCGGTTCGGGACGCCGCCGGACGGGACCCGCCACAGACCGCGACGGTGTCCGGGACGATGGCGGTCCAGGAACGCTACGGCGAGGGGCGCAGACGCCTCATGCCGGCCGGGCTGGTCGAGGACGGGGCGGGGTCGCTGCTGGTCTACCCCGTCGACAAGGGCAGCGGCGCGACGACGAGCCTCGTCGACGCCGACGGCTTCGTCGACGTGCCGCCGGGGACCGACTACCTCGCTGAGGGGGAGACGGTCGACGTGACGCTGTTCTCCCCCGCGGTCAGGCCGCCGACGCTGCTCGGCATGGGCGAGGACGACCCGCTCCTCTCGCGCCTGCTCGACACAATCGACCGGCCGCGGTATCTCCCGCTCGGGTCGACGGAGGGGGTCCGCCGCCTCGGCAACGGCGTGCCCGACGTCGCCGTCGTCGCGGGTCCGACCGACGCCGACCACGAGGCGACCGACATCGGCGGCTGGCGGCGCGAGTGGGGGCTGGTCGTCGACGCCGAGACCGACATCTCCGACCTCGACGACCTCGTCGACGGCGACTACCGTTTCGTCAACCGCGACACCGCCTCTGGACTCCGCCGGAGCTTCGACGACGCGCTCGACGCCGTCGGCGAGGAACGGGGCCTCGGTCGCGCCGACGTCGCCGACGCCATCGACGGCTACGAACTCACGACGAAGGCCCACGAGAGCCCCGCCCGGAAGGTCCTGGCGGGCGACGCGGACGCGGGCCTCGGTCTCCGCGCAACAGCGGCGAAACTCGACCTCGGGTTCGTCTCGCTCGGAACCCAGCCGGTTCGTGTTCTCGCCAACCCGGACCGACGGGGGAAAGACAGCGTCGGCGCGCTCGCCGAGGCGCTCGACGACCTCGACCCGCTTATTGACGGGATGGCCGGCATGGAGTCCCAGTAG
- a CDS encoding molybdopterin molybdotransferase MoeA, with the protein MSNESRKSAGFKDRTPVTTARETLLEAVSPHERTERVPLGDADERVVAGAITAERAVPHYRRAAMDGFAVRAEDTFGASQRSPASLRVDEAVTAGTATRVHTGSELPAGADAVVMVEETEVTGDSVTVFDAVAGGENVAPVGEDVAEGQTLYADGHRLRPSDLGLLKSVGNDAVEVYERPTVSVIPTGEELVQDDPEPGEVIETNGQTVSQYVERWGGDATYRDIVTDDADALRAAISDDLDHDLVVTTGGSSVGERDLLPEVVDDLGEVLVHGVALKPGHPVALGVVEGTPVLMLPGYPVACIVNAVQFLRPALRRAGHLPATGPPTTAAELTRKIASEPGTRTYARVELHEGDGPTATPTRASGSGVLSSVALADGWVVVPESVEGYDAGDTVTVEDWEWSQ; encoded by the coding sequence ATGAGCAACGAGTCCCGAAAGTCGGCCGGGTTCAAGGACCGGACGCCGGTGACGACAGCCAGGGAGACGCTGCTGGAGGCAGTGTCCCCACACGAACGGACCGAGCGCGTCCCGCTCGGCGACGCCGACGAGCGCGTCGTCGCGGGGGCAATCACTGCCGAGCGAGCGGTACCCCACTATCGACGGGCAGCGATGGACGGCTTCGCCGTCAGGGCCGAGGACACCTTCGGCGCGAGCCAGCGGTCGCCGGCGTCACTCCGGGTCGACGAGGCGGTGACCGCCGGCACGGCGACCCGCGTGCACACGGGCAGCGAACTCCCGGCGGGGGCCGATGCCGTCGTGATGGTCGAGGAGACCGAGGTGACCGGCGACAGCGTCACCGTCTTCGACGCGGTCGCGGGCGGGGAGAACGTCGCGCCCGTCGGCGAGGACGTCGCCGAGGGCCAGACGCTGTACGCGGACGGCCACCGGCTCCGCCCGTCGGACCTCGGGCTGTTGAAATCGGTCGGGAACGACGCCGTCGAGGTGTACGAGCGGCCCACGGTCAGCGTGATTCCGACCGGGGAGGAGCTGGTACAGGACGACCCGGAACCGGGGGAGGTCATCGAGACGAACGGCCAGACCGTCTCCCAGTACGTCGAGCGCTGGGGCGGGGACGCGACCTACCGGGACATCGTCACCGACGACGCCGACGCGCTCCGGGCGGCCATCAGCGACGACCTGGACCACGACCTCGTGGTGACGACCGGCGGCTCCTCCGTCGGCGAGCGGGACCTGCTCCCGGAGGTCGTCGACGACCTCGGCGAGGTGCTGGTCCACGGCGTCGCGCTGAAGCCGGGCCACCCGGTCGCGCTGGGCGTGGTCGAGGGGACGCCGGTTCTCATGCTCCCGGGGTACCCGGTCGCCTGCATCGTCAACGCCGTCCAGTTCCTCCGGCCGGCGCTCCGCCGTGCCGGCCACCTCCCGGCGACCGGCCCGCCGACGACCGCGGCCGAACTCACGCGGAAGATAGCCAGCGAGCCGGGGACCCGGACCTACGCGCGGGTGGAACTGCACGAGGGGGACGGCCCGACCGCGACGCCGACGCGGGCCAGCGGGTCGGGCGTCCTCTCCAGCGTCGCGCTCGCCGACGGCTGGGTCGTCGTGCCAGAGTCCGTGGAGGGCTACGACGCCGGCGACACCGTGACCGTCGAGGACTGGGAGTGGTCGCAGTGA
- a CDS encoding tripartite tricarboxylate transporter permease — MFPGTPALDPMATLALLGAVGAGVGLGTLSGLVPGLHANTFALLLAAAASSLPGPRLYVGAAMLAAGVTHTFLDVVPALALGVPDPAMAASALPSHQLVIEGRGREALRLSALGSGLAVVFAAPLAVPLTLVMERAYPLLRPRLPVVLAVVAVLLVGTERGRRQRVGAACSLAGSGLLGVAFLDAPVAGALPVSDVLVPLFSGLFGAPVLLAAIEGEGVPPQADAAVTTPPRTVAVLAGVGTLCGGAVGYIPGVSSAIAATLALGLVADRGPRAFVVTTSGVNTATAVFALFALVSLGTPRTGVLVALDRAEVPLVLPALLAAVAVAAVAGAILVPTLGDRYLRAVGRVDQTALSLSVVAVLVGLSALFAGPVGVGAFGAATLVGHLPPRFGSRRATLMGVLLVPLAL, encoded by the coding sequence ATGTTCCCGGGGACGCCCGCCCTCGACCCGATGGCGACGCTCGCGCTGCTCGGCGCGGTCGGGGCCGGAGTCGGACTGGGCACGCTCAGCGGGCTTGTTCCGGGGTTGCACGCCAACACGTTCGCACTTTTGCTCGCCGCGGCGGCGAGCAGTCTGCCCGGGCCTCGACTCTACGTCGGCGCGGCGATGCTTGCGGCCGGGGTAACACACACCTTCCTCGACGTGGTCCCGGCGCTGGCGCTCGGCGTGCCCGACCCGGCGATGGCGGCCAGCGCGCTCCCGAGCCACCAGCTAGTCATCGAGGGGCGGGGCCGGGAGGCGCTTCGTCTGTCGGCGCTGGGGAGCGGGCTGGCCGTGGTGTTCGCGGCCCCCCTCGCGGTCCCGCTCACGCTGGTGATGGAGCGGGCGTACCCGCTGCTCCGGCCGCGGCTCCCGGTGGTGCTCGCGGTCGTCGCCGTCCTGCTCGTGGGCACGGAACGCGGCCGCCGACAGCGGGTCGGTGCGGCGTGTTCGCTCGCCGGGAGCGGGCTGCTCGGCGTCGCCTTCCTCGACGCGCCGGTGGCCGGAGCGTTGCCCGTCTCGGACGTGTTGGTCCCGCTGTTTTCGGGGCTGTTCGGCGCGCCGGTGCTCCTGGCCGCCATCGAGGGGGAAGGGGTCCCGCCACAGGCCGACGCGGCGGTGACGACGCCGCCCCGAACCGTCGCAGTTCTCGCGGGCGTCGGGACGCTCTGTGGCGGCGCTGTGGGCTACATCCCCGGGGTTTCCAGCGCCATCGCGGCTACGCTGGCGCTGGGCCTCGTCGCCGACCGGGGGCCGCGGGCGTTCGTCGTCACGACGAGCGGCGTCAACACGGCGACGGCGGTGTTCGCGCTGTTCGCGCTCGTCTCGCTCGGGACGCCCCGAACCGGCGTCCTCGTCGCGCTCGACCGGGCCGAGGTGCCGCTCGTGCTCCCGGCGCTGCTCGCTGCGGTCGCCGTCGCCGCCGTCGCTGGTGCGATACTCGTCCCAACACTGGGTGACCGCTACCTCCGGGCCGTCGGTCGGGTGGACCAGACGGCCCTCTCGCTGTCGGTGGTCGCGGTCCTCGTCGGCCTCTCGGCGCTCTTTGCCGGCCCCGTGGGCGTCGGCGCGTTCGGGGCGGCCACGCTGGTCGGGCACCTCCCGCCGCGGTTCGGGTCCCGCCGGGCGACGCTGATGGGGGTGTTGCTCGTCCCGCTGGCGCTATAG
- the corA gene encoding magnesium/cobalt transporter CorA — MISALVYADETAEPYDDLGAAREAAGTTWVHAAEATDEEIRAVQSAFDLHPLAIDDLRGDARAKTEEYRDYTFVLLKTIRLTPGETTFEKEVTTSPVGVFVGHDWVVSLGLDEARPVQRVMDAARRGDERLLQHGPDFTAYRVVDVIVDAYFDLLDDIETDIEEIEEEVTVSTDSATIEKINDVRRDLLSFRKQAWPAREAVGSLARGDPKQIQPQTEKYFRDVYDHLVQIVDLTETYRDLVSGARDIYLNTVSQSTNEVMKVLTVVATIFIPLTFVVGVYGMNFADSPYNMPELGWTFAYPAVMVGMALIVVILLGHFRQRGYL; from the coding sequence GTGATATCCGCGCTCGTCTACGCCGACGAGACGGCCGAGCCCTACGACGACCTCGGGGCCGCCCGCGAAGCCGCGGGGACGACGTGGGTCCACGCCGCAGAGGCGACCGACGAGGAGATACGCGCCGTCCAGTCGGCCTTCGACCTCCACCCGCTCGCCATCGACGACCTCCGTGGGGACGCTCGGGCCAAGACCGAGGAGTACCGCGACTACACCTTCGTCCTGCTGAAGACGATACGGCTCACCCCCGGCGAGACCACCTTCGAGAAGGAGGTGACGACCAGCCCGGTCGGCGTGTTCGTCGGCCACGACTGGGTCGTCTCGCTGGGCCTGGACGAGGCCCGCCCGGTCCAGCGCGTGATGGACGCCGCCCGCAGGGGGGACGAGCGCCTGCTCCAGCACGGCCCGGACTTCACCGCCTACCGCGTCGTCGACGTCATCGTCGACGCCTACTTCGACCTGCTCGACGACATCGAGACGGATATCGAGGAGATAGAGGAGGAGGTCACCGTCTCCACCGACAGCGCGACCATCGAGAAGATAAACGACGTTCGACGGGACCTGCTGTCGTTCCGCAAGCAGGCCTGGCCCGCGCGCGAGGCCGTCGGCAGCCTCGCTCGTGGCGACCCAAAGCAGATACAGCCACAGACGGAGAAGTACTTCCGGGACGTCTACGACCACCTCGTCCAGATTGTGGACCTGACCGAGACCTACCGCGACCTGGTTTCGGGCGCGCGGGACATCTACCTGAACACGGTGTCCCAGTCGACAAACGAGGTCATGAAGGTGCTGACCGTCGTCGCGACGATTTTCATCCCGCTAACCTTTGTCGTCGGCGTCTACGGGATGAACTTCGCCGACAGCCCGTACAACATGCCGGAACTGGGCTGGACGTTCGCCTACCCCGCGGTGATGGTCGGCATGGCCCTCATCGTCGTGATACTGCTCGGCCACTTCCGACAGCGGGGCTACCTATAG
- a CDS encoding DUF6517 family protein, giving the protein MVRRLLPVAVAFLLVTSGCVGLITGETVTFEASPATVSDSTLDSTGYELQNATQTNVTRDVSVAGQDRTVRLVTERRQYTRSGSLLGVEVVELSRFVVVSIPSATVAGQTLNPASDWANRRVLEAVRGQTGSIDDVELAGNRTVRALGADRRVSEYTGTTEVAGQSLDVRIHLVSFQHEGDIVIGVAVHPETVDEADAVDDLLSGLRHGGD; this is encoded by the coding sequence ATGGTACGCCGCTTGCTCCCCGTCGCCGTGGCTTTCCTTCTCGTGACATCCGGCTGTGTCGGGCTCATCACCGGTGAGACGGTCACCTTCGAGGCCTCGCCCGCGACCGTCTCGGACAGTACGCTCGACTCGACCGGCTACGAACTCCAGAACGCGACGCAGACGAACGTGACCCGCGACGTGAGCGTCGCCGGGCAGGACCGGACGGTGCGGCTCGTGACCGAGCGCAGACAGTACACCCGGAGCGGCTCCCTCCTGGGCGTCGAAGTGGTGGAGCTGTCGCGGTTCGTCGTCGTCTCGATTCCGAGCGCGACCGTCGCCGGCCAGACGCTCAACCCCGCCTCCGACTGGGCGAACCGCCGAGTCCTCGAAGCGGTCCGGGGTCAGACCGGTAGCATCGACGACGTCGAACTGGCCGGGAACCGGACGGTCCGGGCGCTGGGTGCGGACCGCCGGGTCAGCGAGTACACCGGCACGACCGAGGTGGCGGGCCAGTCACTCGACGTCCGCATTCACCTCGTTAGCTTCCAGCACGAGGGCGACATCGTCATCGGCGTCGCCGTCCACCCTGAGACCGTCGACGAGGCCGACGCCGTCGACGACCTGCTGTCCGGCCTCCGGCACGGCGGCGACTGA
- the cysS gene encoding cysteine--tRNA ligase, translated as MTLRVTNTLTGEKEPFEPRDPDSVLLYYCGLTTSDPPHLGHARGWVHVDVMARWLDHLGYEVHHVENFTDVNEKIVARVGEDGDSEADVARHYVRQVIEDMRSLNLGRAEVYPRVSEHVPEIIDLVERLVEGGHAYEANGSVYFDVTSFEDYGKLSNQSVEDIESQGEESEGEKRHPADFALWKAGGVAPEDIAEHQHPEAAPAEEACRTAQTWDSPWGEGRPGWHIECSAMSMTHLDESIDIHVGGQDLVFPHHENEVAQSEAATGEQFANYWLHVRLLETDDEKMSSSLGNYFTVADAVDEFGPDVLRTFLLSTAYTSRATYSDETVAEAEERWDRLSRGYERAVAACDAVEAYAKVTDEALRDAVDATRDDFEAAMNDDFNTREATTALLDLTAAVNTHVDGRDEYDYRALRRAVETFEELGGGILGLSFGDDDSGDVSLAGDVVDLVLRVREQERDAGNYERADELRDELEALGVEVQDTDDGPTYRI; from the coding sequence ATGACGCTTCGCGTGACGAACACGTTGACCGGTGAGAAAGAGCCCTTCGAGCCGCGCGACCCCGACTCCGTGTTGCTGTACTACTGCGGGCTGACGACCTCCGACCCGCCCCACCTCGGCCACGCGCGCGGTTGGGTCCACGTCGACGTGATGGCCCGCTGGCTCGACCACCTGGGCTACGAGGTCCACCACGTGGAGAACTTCACCGACGTCAACGAGAAGATCGTCGCCCGCGTCGGCGAGGACGGCGACAGCGAGGCCGACGTGGCCCGCCACTACGTCCGGCAGGTCATCGAGGACATGCGGTCGCTCAACCTCGGCCGGGCGGAGGTGTACCCCCGCGTCTCCGAGCACGTCCCCGAAATCATCGACCTCGTCGAGCGCCTCGTCGAGGGCGGCCACGCCTACGAGGCCAACGGCTCGGTCTACTTCGACGTGACGAGCTTCGAGGACTACGGCAAGCTCTCGAACCAGTCCGTCGAGGACATCGAATCCCAGGGCGAGGAGAGCGAGGGCGAGAAGCGCCACCCCGCCGACTTCGCGCTCTGGAAGGCCGGCGGCGTCGCCCCCGAGGACATCGCCGAGCACCAGCACCCCGAGGCCGCACCGGCCGAGGAGGCCTGCCGGACCGCCCAGACGTGGGACTCGCCGTGGGGCGAAGGCCGACCGGGCTGGCACATCGAGTGCTCGGCCATGTCGATGACGCACTTGGACGAGTCCATCGACATCCACGTCGGCGGGCAGGACCTCGTGTTCCCTCACCACGAGAACGAGGTGGCCCAGAGCGAGGCCGCGACCGGCGAGCAGTTCGCGAACTACTGGCTCCACGTCCGCCTGCTGGAGACCGACGACGAGAAGATGTCCTCGTCGCTTGGCAACTACTTCACCGTCGCGGACGCCGTCGACGAGTTCGGCCCCGACGTGCTCCGGACCTTCCTGCTGTCGACGGCCTACACCTCGCGGGCGACCTACAGCGACGAGACCGTCGCGGAGGCCGAGGAGCGCTGGGACCGCCTCTCGCGGGGCTACGAGCGCGCGGTGGCGGCCTGCGACGCCGTGGAGGCCTACGCGAAGGTGACCGACGAGGCGCTCCGGGACGCCGTCGACGCCACCCGAGACGACTTCGAGGCCGCGATGAACGACGACTTCAACACGCGGGAGGCGACGACCGCACTGCTGGACCTGACCGCCGCGGTCAACACGCACGTCGACGGCCGCGACGAGTACGACTACCGGGCGCTCCGACGGGCCGTCGAGACGTTCGAGGAACTGGGCGGCGGCATCCTCGGACTGTCCTTCGGCGACGACGACAGCGGCGACGTGTCGCTGGCCGGCGACGTGGTCGACCTGGTCTTGCGCGTCCGCGAGCAGGAGCGCGACGCCGGGAACTACGAGCGGGCCGACGAACTCCGGGACGAACTCGAAGCCCTCGGCGTCGAGGTCCAGGACACCGACGACGGGCCGACCTATCGTATCTGA